The following DNA comes from Candidatus Methylacidiphilum fumarolicum.
GTAACAGCGGCCCACCAAAAAGCATTACCTATACCATGAATAAAACTGCCTCCAAAATGAGGGTTTTTTTTTCTTTCAAAAATCCAAACAAAAAATCCAGCGATCAATGTCAGAAGTGTCATCCCACAAACAACAACGGCAAATTCTGGGTTTAACATAAACCGATATACTGCTTGTAGAGAACTAATTGGACTTGATCTATAAGCAACTCCCAACCCAGAAGAAAGGAAGGGATAACTAAAAGCAAGCTTTTTTAAAAGCTCAATGTTGATTCCCATCCCTGTTACCACCACATCTACTTTCTTATCCAGTAAGCTTCGAATAAGGGCCTGTTGGTCACCGGGTATTTCGATAAATTCATAGGAAATATTGAGATCAGCAGCGATCCTTTTCCATAAGTCAACCGCAATTCCTTCCCATTCTCCATCTATACCTCGAACGGAAAATGGAGGGTCATTTCTGGTTGCAACCCTAATCTGGATATGGGTTTTTATGGGATGAGAGACTTCAGCAGAACAAAAAAATAGGAGGTGAAAAGAAAAAAAGAAGAATAGACAGCTTAATAAAGCCTTTCGCAAGAGAGTTTTTTTATACAGATTTAACACGTCTGCAAGATCTGGTCACTTTTGACTTTCTCTTGCAAAGATGTCAACCTTTTTTTCTTTGGAATGGGGAAAAAATCAACT
Coding sequences within:
- a CDS encoding transporter substrate-binding domain-containing protein, with protein sequence MRKALLSCLFFFFSFHLLFFCSAEVSHPIKTHIQIRVATRNDPPFSVRGIDGEWEGIAVDLWKRIAADLNISYEFIEIPGDQQALIRSLLDKKVDVVVTGMGINIELLKKLAFSYPFLSSGLGVAYRSSPISSLQAVYRFMLNPEFAVVVCGMTLLTLIAGFFVWIFERKKNPHFGGSFIHGIGNAFWWAAVTMTTIGYGDKVPKTVGGRTVAMVWMFVGVVLLSFFTAWITAGVALEKVSLDIIKLKDLSQIRIAAVKNSMGSSYLKKRQIRATLFDTLNSALEALKEKKVDAVLSELEQLRYVIQKDFGGELEVSEKTFVRIDYAFAFRPGEEILQLVDTWMISHLNELKISENHEKY